In Sphingomonas sp. R1, a single genomic region encodes these proteins:
- a CDS encoding redoxin family protein: MKKLLIWLPLALFLVVFALVVNGLIEPSDRIVRSAMVGKPLPALHLPPMLADRPGIDSKDWPKGKPRLLNVFASWCIPCVAEAPQLMKLKAAGVSIDAIAVRDTNPDVLAFLARNGDPYARIGDDRAMRAQLSLGSSGVPETFVIDSRGVIVDQHIGDIREDDVPRLLAALEKAK; the protein is encoded by the coding sequence ATGAAGAAGCTGCTGATCTGGCTGCCGCTCGCCCTGTTCCTCGTCGTCTTCGCGCTGGTGGTGAACGGGCTGATCGAACCCAGCGACCGCATCGTCCGGTCGGCGATGGTCGGCAAGCCGTTGCCCGCACTGCACCTGCCGCCGATGCTGGCGGATCGCCCCGGCATCGACAGCAAGGACTGGCCCAAGGGCAAGCCGCGGCTGCTCAATGTGTTCGCCAGCTGGTGCATTCCCTGTGTGGCCGAGGCGCCGCAGCTGATGAAGCTGAAGGCCGCTGGCGTATCGATCGACGCCATCGCGGTGCGCGACACCAATCCCGACGTGCTGGCCTTCCTTGCCCGCAACGGCGATCCCTATGCCCGCATCGGCGATGATCGTGCGATGCGGGCACAGCTCTCGCTCGGCTCCTCGGGCGTACCGGAGACGTTCGTCATCGATTCGCGCGGCGTGATCGTCGACCAGCATATCGGCGATATTCGGGAAGATGATGTCCCCAGGTTGCTCGCCGCGCTGGAGAAGGCGAAGTGA
- a CDS encoding heme lyase CcmF/NrfE family subunit: MIAEAGLAALWLATAFAIAQLLLGAAAARAADPVVLLPGLRKIALVQAVFALAAFLVLIWLFVTSDMSVLLVAENSHSQKPMLYKIAGAWGNHEGSMLLWVTVLALAGAGVALFERRLVAGTLSATLAAQATIAIGFYAFLAFASNPFARLNPAPADGQGLNPLLQDPGLAFHPPTLYLGYVGLSVAFSFAVAALLMRDVGPAFAKAMRPWVLGAWIFLTIGITAGSYWAYYELGWGGWWFWDPVENASLMPWLAATALLHSVNVLATRDGLRAWTLMLAVVAFSMSMVGTFLVRSGILVSVHAFAVDPTRGSFLLALLGLYIGGALALFGARVGTVTQGATFQLISREAALVLNNLLLSVILGVVLIGTLYPLVAQAMGVQLSIGAPFFEKTAVPIALFLVAGTAAGPLLRWRKDTAQALLSRLTIPVAITGIAFALFFAMTGFGSPIAVLVLAFAFGLAAASIAPLWKRKLRRTPLPIYGMVVAHLGIAVSLAGMAADTLFKQERLAAVAIGDNLAVGPFKVTLVEVRPTLGPNWSAMEARLQVQRGTAEPFELLPQQRFFANPPTNTSEAAIATLWDGQVYSVLGAGDAAGRWQLRLWWKPFVTLIWAGGGLIALGGLLSLVGRIVRARRDARTLEEEWV; encoded by the coding sequence ATGATCGCCGAAGCCGGGCTTGCGGCGCTGTGGCTCGCCACCGCTTTCGCCATCGCGCAGCTGCTGCTGGGCGCCGCCGCGGCACGTGCTGCGGATCCGGTCGTGTTGCTGCCGGGCTTGCGCAAGATCGCGCTGGTCCAGGCGGTGTTTGCGCTGGCTGCCTTTCTCGTCCTCATCTGGCTGTTCGTTACCTCGGACATGTCGGTGCTGCTGGTGGCGGAGAATAGCCATTCGCAAAAGCCAATGCTCTACAAGATCGCCGGCGCCTGGGGGAACCATGAGGGCTCGATGCTGCTCTGGGTCACGGTGCTGGCCCTGGCGGGCGCGGGCGTCGCGCTGTTCGAGCGGCGGCTGGTGGCGGGAACGCTGTCGGCAACGCTGGCGGCGCAGGCGACGATCGCCATCGGCTTCTACGCCTTCCTCGCCTTCGCTTCGAACCCGTTCGCGCGCCTCAACCCCGCGCCGGCGGACGGGCAGGGGCTCAACCCGCTCCTCCAGGATCCTGGCCTCGCCTTCCATCCTCCGACGCTGTATCTCGGCTATGTCGGCCTCTCCGTGGCGTTCAGCTTCGCGGTTGCGGCGCTGCTGATGCGCGACGTAGGCCCGGCCTTCGCCAAGGCGATGCGGCCCTGGGTGCTGGGTGCCTGGATCTTCCTGACGATCGGCATCACCGCCGGCAGCTACTGGGCCTATTACGAGCTCGGCTGGGGCGGCTGGTGGTTCTGGGATCCGGTGGAGAATGCCTCGCTGATGCCCTGGCTGGCGGCGACGGCCCTGCTGCACTCGGTCAATGTGCTGGCCACTCGCGACGGGCTGCGCGCCTGGACGCTGATGCTGGCGGTGGTCGCGTTCTCGATGTCGATGGTCGGCACCTTCCTGGTCCGCTCGGGCATCCTGGTGAGCGTCCATGCCTTTGCGGTAGATCCGACACGCGGCAGCTTCCTGCTCGCGCTGCTAGGCCTCTATATCGGCGGCGCGCTAGCGCTATTCGGCGCGCGCGTCGGCACGGTGACGCAGGGCGCGACTTTCCAGCTGATCAGTCGCGAGGCGGCGCTGGTGCTCAACAACCTGCTGCTCAGCGTGATCTTGGGCGTGGTTCTGATCGGCACCCTCTATCCGCTGGTGGCGCAGGCCATGGGCGTCCAGCTCTCGATCGGCGCGCCGTTCTTCGAGAAGACCGCGGTGCCGATCGCGCTGTTTCTCGTCGCGGGCACGGCGGCGGGGCCGCTGCTGCGCTGGCGCAAGGATACGGCGCAGGCATTGCTGTCGCGCCTCACCATCCCGGTGGCGATCACCGGCATCGCCTTCGCGCTGTTCTTCGCGATGACGGGCTTCGGATCGCCGATCGCCGTGCTCGTGCTGGCGTTCGCCTTCGGGCTCGCCGCCGCCAGCATCGCACCCTTGTGGAAACGCAAGCTGCGGCGCACCCCGCTGCCGATCTACGGCATGGTCGTCGCACATCTCGGCATCGCGGTGAGCCTCGCCGGCATGGCGGCGGACACGCTGTTCAAGCAGGAGCGGCTGGCGGCGGTGGCGATCGGCGACAACCTTGCCGTCGGGCCGTTCAAGGTGACGCTGGTCGAGGTGCGGCCCACGCTGGGCCCGAACTGGTCGGCGATGGAGGCGCGGCTGCAGGTGCAACGCGGCACCGCCGAACCCTTCGAACTGCTCCCCCAGCAGCGGTTCTTCGCCAATCCCCCGACCAACACCAGCGAAGCCGCCATTGCCACCCTTTGGGACGGTCAGGTCTATAGCGTGCTGGGCGCGGGCGACGCGGCGGGGCGGTGGCAGCTCCGCCTGTGGTGGAAGCCGTTCGTCACGCTGATCTGGGCTGGCGGTGGACTGATCGCGCTGGGCGGCCTGCTTTCGCTGGTCGGACGGATCGTGCGTGCGCGGCGCGACGCACGCACGCTGGAAGAGGAATGGGTATGA
- a CDS encoding cytochrome c-type biogenesis protein, with amino-acid sequence MPRTPSLLLPIALLIAGTAQADSAVPASTLAYTQLADPAREAEAKALMETVRCLVCQGQSIADSDADMAGEMRALVRQRIAAGERPAQVRAWLIERYGDYVTYDPPLSWVTAPLWIAPLLLLGLGALLARRLFKRRAT; translated from the coding sequence ATGCCCCGCACGCCGAGCCTGCTGCTGCCGATCGCGCTGCTGATCGCCGGCACGGCGCAGGCGGACTCTGCCGTGCCGGCATCGACGCTCGCCTACACCCAGCTGGCCGATCCCGCCCGCGAGGCGGAGGCCAAGGCGCTGATGGAGACGGTGCGCTGCCTTGTCTGCCAGGGCCAGAGCATCGCCGACAGCGACGCCGACATGGCCGGCGAGATGCGCGCGTTGGTGCGTCAGCGTATCGCCGCGGGCGAGCGGCCCGCGCAGGTTCGGGCGTGGCTCATCGAACGCTATGGCGACTATGTCACCTACGATCCGCCGCTCAGCTGGGTGACCGCCCCGCTGTGGATCGCACCGCTGCTGCTGCTGGGACTTGGCGCGCTGCTGGCGCGGCGCCTGTTCAAGCGGAGGGCGACGTGA
- the ccmE gene encoding cytochrome c maturation protein CcmE: MKAKHQRLTLALLAVAAIVGAALLALSALKDQAAFFYAPGDVAGKPLPLGKAVRLGGMVQTGSVVRARDGVSIGFRVTDGKAVVPVRFRGVTPDLFREGSGVVAEGQFQPDGSFTADNLLAKHDERYMPPQMAGKMHKSESLEQ; the protein is encoded by the coding sequence GTGAAGGCCAAGCATCAACGGCTGACGCTGGCACTGCTGGCGGTCGCGGCGATCGTCGGGGCGGCGCTGCTGGCGCTTTCAGCGCTCAAGGACCAGGCTGCATTTTTCTACGCACCCGGCGATGTCGCGGGCAAGCCGTTGCCGCTGGGCAAGGCGGTGCGACTGGGCGGCATGGTTCAAACCGGATCGGTCGTGCGTGCGCGGGACGGCGTGTCGATCGGCTTTAGGGTCACCGACGGCAAGGCGGTGGTGCCGGTGCGCTTTCGCGGCGTGACCCCGGACCTGTTCCGCGAGGGATCGGGCGTGGTGGCCGAGGGGCAATTCCAGCCCGACGGCAGCTTCACCGCCGACAATCTGCTCGCCAAGCATGACGAGCGTTACATGCCGCCGCAGATGGCGGGGAAGATGCACAAGAGCGAGTCGCTGGAGCAATGA
- the ccmC gene encoding heme ABC transporter permease CcmC codes for MLHALANPARFLKIARPLTPALFWVGLALTLVGAWAGLTQTPADYLQKESVRILYIHVPTAWLGMGGWSSLALACLGYLIWRHPLAIVAARAIAPVGAVFAALCLVTGSIWGRPTWGTWWEWDGRLTSMLLLFFVYIAWIALARADAERSGDGRIPALFGVAGTVLLPIIRYSVVWWNTLHQGESIGLTRSSIDASMLWPLWFTLSGFSLLFGAIVLMRMRALLAQQKVEARLRRRAAQ; via the coding sequence ATGCTTCACGCCCTCGCCAATCCGGCGCGCTTCCTCAAGATCGCCCGGCCGCTGACGCCGGCGCTGTTCTGGGTCGGGCTGGCGCTGACGCTGGTCGGCGCCTGGGCCGGCCTTACCCAGACGCCCGCCGACTATCTGCAGAAGGAGAGCGTCCGGATCCTCTACATCCATGTGCCGACCGCCTGGCTCGGCATGGGTGGGTGGAGCAGCCTCGCGCTGGCGTGCCTCGGCTATCTGATATGGCGGCACCCGCTGGCGATCGTCGCCGCCCGCGCCATTGCGCCGGTCGGCGCTGTGTTCGCGGCGCTGTGCCTGGTCACCGGATCGATCTGGGGCCGTCCGACCTGGGGGACCTGGTGGGAATGGGACGGCCGGCTGACCAGCATGCTCCTGCTTTTCTTCGTGTATATCGCCTGGATCGCGCTTGCCCGCGCCGATGCCGAGCGGAGCGGCGACGGGCGCATCCCGGCGCTGTTCGGTGTCGCGGGAACGGTGCTATTGCCTATCATTCGCTATTCGGTGGTATGGTGGAACACGCTGCATCAGGGGGAGAGCATCGGGCTGACCCGCAGCAGCATCGATGCCTCGATGCTGTGGCCCTTGTGGTTCACGCTGTCGGGGTTCAGCCTTCTCTTCGGTGCGATCGTGCTGATGCGGATGCGTGCGCTGCTGGCCCAGCAGAAGGTCGAGGCCCGGCTGCGGCGGAGGGCGGCGCAATGA